The Chloroflexota bacterium DNA segment GACGAGGGGATCGGCCGCCAGTTGGGCGCATTGATTGCCCACTCCGGTCTGGGAGATCGGATTTCGTTCGTAGGTACCATCTCCGGTGCAGCGAAGCGGGCGCTGCTTCAGCGGTCGGATGTCTTCGTTCTCCCATCGGCGGATGAGAGTTTTGGTGTCGCTGTGGCCGAGGCGATGGCCGTAGGGTGCCCAGTCGTCGTGAGCCCTCACGTGGCAATCGAAGATATCGTCCGGTCGAGCGGGGCGGGCATGGTGGTCGAGAGGAACCCTGCCGCGATCGCCAAGGCTGTGGCGACGATACTGGCGGATCCGGCCGCCGCGAGCGTCATGGGTGAGGCCGGTAGAAAGACGGTGGATGAACGATTCGCGTGGCCTATGATCGCGGCGCGGATGGAAACGATGTATGCCGGAATCGTCGACGCAAGCCGGGCAAGAGTGCAACCGTGAGCGTCGACCTGAGCCAAACTTCGCCGCGCGGCTACCACCCCGGACGCTCCTATGCGTATCGGGCGCTCTGGCTCGTGGTGGAGGCTCTCATCCTGCTCAATCCGATTGTGACGCAGTACTCGCTCAAATGCTGGGTCCTCCGGCGGTTCGGCGCCCGGATTGGGCGCGGCGTGCTCATCAAACCGAATGTGCACGTCAAGTACCCCTGGCATCTGGAGATCGGCGACAACACCTGGATCGGCGAGCGGGTCTGGATCGACAACTTCGTCCGGGTCCGGATCGGCGCCAACGCGGTGGTCTCCCAAGGCGCCTAC contains these protein-coding regions:
- the wcaF gene encoding colanic acid biosynthesis acetyltransferase WcaF, whose amino-acid sequence is MSVDLSQTSPRGYHPGRSYAYRALWLVVEALILLNPIVTQYSLKCWVLRRFGARIGRGVLIKPNVHVKYPWHLEIGDNTWIGERVWIDNFVRVRIGANAVVSQGAYLCTGNHDWSDPGMGLVVKPVLVEDGAWVGAFARIAPGITVGREVVVTLGSVLLEDAEARGVYTGNPAVRVRDRAIRDRPGPKELVSAPASGA